A genomic window from Xyrauchen texanus isolate HMW12.3.18 chromosome 31, RBS_HiC_50CHRs, whole genome shotgun sequence includes:
- the LOC127625405 gene encoding interleukin-7 receptor subunit alpha-like, translating to MHPEGFMLHITGWEMAGVLWMLFVFCPFILSESGDDYLPDGEIVTCSSSLTLSQTDLTCTLNNEHIEEVKRATLCEMRDRRKCTHATLGPQCFTFENLIKLLEYELNVNMGEEDIKKSINLTQLVKIPVPNIKIAAYREDTEEGVISIKHKHDFVKNPMFEVEILGGKLANKCFTTENRDFAISRDRLGGDGVYSIRVRAKPTGFFDGDWSEWSLRSNFTIKTEAGNLEPPKVTYIIITISVILVFIIALGALRWRTEIKGYITPNIPHPKATLTQMHRAREGLPFAFSPEIYGDVFIHRVDYIDEKPFTAEDEHCYSQEVSASSRPASVCENNTKADERLPRELFHLKIRLLDEFDFSKEIESGGSQAVTAPQCECKDEAYVTVSSLFKTQ from the exons ATGCATCCTGAGGGATTTATGCTTCACATTACTGGATGGGAGATGGCGGGGGTATTATggatgctgtttgttttttgtcctttCATTCTGTCTGAAAGTGGCGATGATT ATTTGCCTGATGGAGAGATTGTGACCTGTTCATCAAGTTTGACTCTGAGTCAGACCGATCTGACGTGTACGCTGAATAACGAACATATTGAGGAGGTCAAAAGAGCAACTCTTTG CGAAATGAGAGATAGAAGAAAATGTACACATGCTACTCTAGGACCGCAATGCTTCACCTTTGAGAATTTGATCAAATTGTTGGAATATGAGCTCAACGTAAACATGGGAGAGGAGGATATTAAAAAATCCATCAACCTGACTCAACTTG TTAAAATTCCAGTACCTAACATCAAAATTGCTGCTTATAGGGAAGACACAGAGGAAGGTGTCATATCAATTAAACACAAACATGACTTTGTAAAAAACCCGATGTTTGAAGTGGAAATTCTGGGGGGCAAACTTGCAAACAAG TGCTTTACTACTGAAAATCGGGATTTTGCTATTAGCAGGGACAGACTTGGTGGAGATGGTGTTTACTCTATCCGTGTTAGAGCAAAACCAACAGGATTTTTTGACGGCGACTGGAGTGAGTGGAGCTTGAGATCCAATTTCACTATAAAAA CCGAAGCAGGAAATCTTGAACCTCCGAAGGTCACTTACATCATTATCACCATCTCTGTCATTCTGGTGTTCATTATTGCTTTGGGGGCCTTGCGTTGGAGAACAGA AATTAAAGGTTACATCACACCAAACATCCCACACCCAAAGGCAACCCTCACACAAATGCACAGAGCAAGGGAG GGCCTTCCTTTCGCTTTCAGTCCTGAGATATATGGTGATGTCTTCATACACCGTGTGGATTACATAGATGAAAAGCCATTTACTGCTGAGGATGAGCACTGCTATAGTCAAGAGGTTTCTGCAAGTTCTCGGCCTGCATCAGTTTGTGAAaataacacaaaagcagatgAGAGGCTTCCAAGAGAGCTGTTCCACTTGAAAATTAGATTGTTAGATGAATTCGATTTTTCTAAGGAAATAGAAAGTGGTGGCTCTCAGGCTGTCACAGCCCCACAGTGTGAATGTAAGGATGAAGCCTATGTTACTGTATCGAGCCTCTTCAAAACACAATGA